DNA sequence from the Streptomyces sp. CA-210063 genome:
TCTGACTCACCTGCCCGAGCCCCGCGAACCCGGCCACACCCCAGGCCACGGCCCATATGAGCCCCACACACGCGATCACCCGCGACCGCCGACGCCGCTCCACGAACCGCAGCACGGCGAACTGCGCGACCACGATCACCGCGGTGTTGGCGGCCAACGCCGTCCCGAGCGCGGACGTCGATATCCCGGCCGCCTCGACCCCGTACGCACTGAGCCCCGACTCGAACTGCCCGTAGCAGGCGAAGAACAACACGAATCCGAGCACACACAGCTGCACCATGGCCCGATCGCCGAGCAGCCGCTTCCAGTTCCCCCCGGCCGCCGCCCCCGCCGACGCGCCCTCGACCTTCGGCGCCCGAGGCGTCCGCACGGTCGCCATCACACCCACGAGCAGCAGGAACATCGCCGCCTGGATGGAGAACAACAAGGTGAAGGAACCCGCCCGCGACGGATCGACGAGATGCCCGCCCATCAGCCCACCGACCCCGAGCCCGAGGTTCTGCAGAAAGAACTGCGTGGCGAAGGCCCGAGACCGGTTCTCCGTACTCGAACAGTCGACGATCATCGTCGCGAGGGCCGGCTGCGTCACGGCCTGCCCGGCCCCGAGCGCCGCCGCGGACAGCAGCACGGTCGTCGCACCGGCCGCCAGCCCGAGGCTCAGCGACCCGACGGCGGCGGTGACCAGGGCGGCGAGCAGCACCGGAAGCGGCCCGCGCCGGACTATGGCCCGCCCGGCGAACGGCAGCACCACCAGCGCGGCCACGGCGAAGACCGCGAGCACGAGCCCCGCCGTCATCGAACCAAGATCCCGCACCTGCGCCACATAGACGTACAGATACGGGACGGTGAAGCCGAGTCCGAACGCGCCGAGCGCGTTGCCCACATGAATCCGACGCATCGCTGCGCCCATCCCCCTGGTCACGTTCACCTGCCTAGGTAAGGGAAGCTCTCCAGCCCAAGCGTCAACACTGAAGACTTCGAAGATAAAACTTAGAACCTAAACAGTACACCTCGAAGGACTTCGAGGCCAAGCGACGGCATGCCATACTGCGCCCATGGGCGACACCCCAGGCACCCCCGGCACCGCCGAGCCGACACTCGAAGAGCAGATCGCCGCCTACCAGCGCGAGTTCCAGGACCTCGACCCCCAGGTCGAGAAGATCGTCTCGGCGCTCTCCCGCCTCAACCGCCGTATGAACGTCGCCTACGGCCGTCAGACCTCGGCGCTCGGCATCAGCAACGCCGAGTGGGAGGTCCTGAAGGCCCTCGTCCTCTCCGGCGCCCCGTACCGCATGGGCCCGAGCGAGCTCGCCAAGCGGCTCGGCCTCACCCCGGCCGCCATGACCCACCGCATCGACCGCATGGTCGCCGAGGGGCTGGTGACGAGGGAGCGCGACGAGACCAACCGCGTACGCGTCATCGTCGAGCTCACCCCCAAGGGCCGTGAGAAGTGGCTGGAGGCCATGCGCCTCGCCTCTGTCTTCGAGGAGGACCTCCTCCAGGACCTCTCCCCTCTGGAACGCACCGTCCTGGGCGAGGTCCTGACCCGGCTCCTCCGCCGCGTCGAGCACGCCCAGCCGGATGCCGGCGGTCGGCTCACGGACCTCGGCTGAAGTCGTACGCTTGAAGGGCGCCCGAGGTTTGGTCGTGGGTCACCTTGGGGAAGCTTGACAGTCCACCCCGCGATCCGTAGAGTTCTTCGGGTTGCCACGGAGCTGTAACGGTTCTGCGACAGCACCTCCGCCGCTCAAGCGGCACACAAACCAACCAGAACGATCTCCCAGCCGGGATGAATTCGGCGCGCCCGAATTCAATTCGATTTGGGTTCGACAGCCCCGATTGGGAACTGCCGAGCAGATCCGCTAAGGTTTGGAACGTCGGAACGGCCCAACAGCCGGGAAGACAACCCCCGCTGACTGGGAATCAGGCCCGAAAGGATCTGATAGAGTCGGAACCGCCGGAAAGGGAAACGCGGAAGCGGAAACCTGGAAAGCACCGAGGAAATCGGATCGGAAAACGATCTGATAGAGTCGGAAACGCAAGACCGAAGGGAAGCGCCCGGAGGAAAGTCCGAGAAGTTGCTCGGGTGAGTACAAAGGAAGCGTCCGTTCCTTGAGAACTCAACAGCGTGCCAAAAATCAACGCCAGATATGTTGATACCCCGTTCCCGGCCATGTGGTTGGGGCGAGGTTCCTTTGAAAAAACACAGCGAGGACGCTGTGAACGGCCGGGCTTATTCCGCCTGGCTGTTCCGCTCTCGTGATGTGTGCACCCGATTACGGGTAAACATTCACGGAGAGTTTGATCCTGGCTCAGGACGAACGCTGGCGGCGTGCTTAACACATGCAAGTCGAACGATGAACCACTTCGGTGGGGATTAGTGGCGAACGGGTGAGTAACACGTGGGCAATCTGCCCTTCACTCTGGGACAAGCCCTGGAAACGGGGTCTAATACCGGATACAACCACCGGCCGCATGGCCTGGTGGTGGAAAGCTCCGGCGGTGAAGGATGAGCCCGCGGCCTATCAGCTTGTTGGTGAGGTAACGGCTCACCAAGGCGACGACGGGTAGCCGGCCTGAGAGGGCGACCGGCCACACTGGGACTGAGACACGGCCCAGACTCCTACGGGAGGCAGCAGTGGGGAATATTGCACAATGGGCGAAAGCCTGATGCAGCGACGCCGCGTGAGGGATGACGGCCTTCGGGTTGTAAACCTCTTTCAGCAGGGAAGAAGCGAAAGTGACGGTACCTGCAGAAGAAGCGCCGGCTAACTACGTGCCAGCAGCCGCGGTAATACGTAGGGCGCGAGCGTTGTCCGGAATTATTGGGCGTAAAGAGCTCGTAGGCGGTCTGTCGCGTCGGATGTGAAAGCCCGGGGCTTAACCCCGGGTCTGCATTCGATACGGGCAGACTAGAGTGTGGTAGGGGAGATCGGAATTCCTGGTGTAGCGGTGAAATGCGCAGATATCAGGAGGAACACCGGTGGCGAAGGCGGATCTCTGGGCCATTACTGACGCTGAGGAGCGAAAGCGTGGGGAGCGAACAGGATTAGATACCCTGGTAGTCCACGCCGTAAACGGTGGGAACTAGGTGTTGGCGACATTCCACGTCGTCGGTGCCGCAGCTAACGCATTAAGTTCCCCGCCTGGGGAGTACGGCCGCAAGGCTAAAACTCAAAGGAATTGACGGGGGCCCGCACAAGCAGCGGAGCATGTGGCTTAATTCGACGCAACGCGAAGAACCTTACCAAGGCTTGACATACACCGGAAACGGCCAGAGATGGTCGCCCCCTTGTGGTCGGTGTACAGGTGGTGCATGGCTGTCGTCAGCTCGTGTCGTGAGATGTTGGGTTAAGTCCCGCAACGAGCGCAACCCTTGTTCTGTGTTGCCAGCATGCCTTTCGGGGTGATGGGGACTCACAGGAGACTGCCGGGGTCAACTCGGAGGAAGGTGGGGACGACGTCAAGTCATCATGCCCCTTATGTCTTGGGCTGCACACGTGCTACAATGGCAGGTACAATGAGCTGCGAAGCCGTGAGGCGGAGCGAATCTCAAAAAGCCTGTCTCAGTTCGGATTGGGGTCTGCAACTCGACCCCATGAAGTCGGAGTTGCTAGTAATCGCAGATCAGCAGTGCTGCGGTGAATACGTTCCCGGGCCTTGTACACACCGCCCGTCACGTCACGAAAGTCGGTAACACCCGAAGCCGGTGGCCCAACCCGTAAGGGAGGGAGCTGTCGAAGGTGGGACTGGCGATTGGGACGAAGTCGTAACAAGGTAGCCGTACCGGAAGGTGCGGCTGGATCACCTCCTTTCTAAGGAGCATCTAGGCCGTCGAGCTTGCTCGGTGGTCCAGGGCCACAACGCAGGCGAATGTTCTGCGGTGGTTGCTCAAGGGTGGAACGTTGATTATTCGGCACACTCGGTCTTCTCGGGTTCGTTAGTACTGCTTCGGCGTGGAACACGGATGAGAGAGGCGAGGGTGTCGGGCACGCTGTTGGGTGTCTGAGGGTATGGCCGTGTGGCTGCCTTCAGTGCCGGCCCCAGTGAACTCCGGTTGTTGCCGGGGGTGATGGGTGGTTGGTCGTTGTTTGAGAACTGCACAGTGGACGCGAGCATCTGTGGCCAAGTTTTTAAGGGCGCACGGTGGATGCCTTGGCACCAGGAACCGATGAAGGACGTGGGAGGCCACGATAGGCCCCGGGGAGTCGTCAACCAGGCTTTGATCCGGGGGTGTCCGAATGGGGAAACCCGGCAGTCGTCATGGGCTGTCACCCTTGCCTGAACACATAGGGCAAGTGGAGGGAACGCGGGGAAGTGAAACATCTCAGTACCCGCAGGAAGAGAAAACAACCGTGATTCCGGGAGTAGTGGCGAGCGAAACCGGATGAGGCCAAACCGTATGCGTGTGAGACCCGGCAGGGGTTGCGTATACGGGGTTGTGGGATCTCTCTTCTGTCGTCTGCCGGCGACAGGACGAGTCAGAAACCGTTGATGTAGGCGAAGGACATGCGAAAGGTCCGGCGTAGAGGGTAAGACCCCCGTAGCTGAAACGTCAACGGCTCGTTTGAGAGACACCCAAGTAGCACGGGGCCCGAGAAATCCCGTGTGAATCTGGCGGGACCACCCGCTAAGCCTAAATATTCCCTGGTGACCGATAGCGGATAGTACCGTGAGGGAATGGTGAAAAGTACCGCGGGAGCGGAGTGAAATAGTACCTGAAACCGTGTGCCTACAAGCCGTGGGAGCGTCGGGTGAGCACTTGTGCTTGCCTCGTGACTGCGTGCCTTTTGAAGAATGAGCCTGCGAGTTTGCGGTGTGTTGCGAGGTTAACCCGTTGTGGGGTAGCCGTAGCGAAAGCGAGTCCGAATAGGGCGTTTGAGTAGCACGCTCAAGACCCGAAGCGGAGTGATCTAGCCATGGGCAGGTTGAAGCGGAGGTAAGACTTCGTGGAGGACCGAACCCACCAGGGTTGAAAACCTGGGGGATGACCTGTGGTTAGGGGTGAAAGGCCAATCAAACTCCGTGATAGCTGGTTCTCCCCGAAATGCATTTAGGTGCAGCGTCGTGTGTTTCTTGCCGGAGGTAGAGCACTGGATAGGCGATGGGCCCTACCGGGTTACTGACCTTAGCCAAACTCCGAATGCCGGTAAGTGAGAGCGCGGCAGTGAGACTGTGGGGGATAAGCTCCATGGTCGAGAGGGAAACAGCCCAGAGCATCGACTAAGGCCCCTAAGCGTACGCTAAGTGGGAAAGGATGTGGAGTCGCACAGACAACCAGGAGGTTGGCTTAGAAGCAGCCACCCTTGAAAGAGTGCGTAATAGCTCACTGGTCTAGTGATTCCGCGCCGACAATGTAGCGGGGCTCAAGCGTACCGCCGAAGTCGTGTCATTTCAGCATGAGGGCCAACGCCCGCTGGGATGGGTAGGGGAGCGTCGTCTGCCGGGTGAAGCAGCCGCGGAAGCGAGTTGTGGACGGTTGACGAGTGAGAATGCAGGCATGAGTAGCGATACACACGTGAGAAACGTGTGCGCCGATTGACCAAGGGTTCCTGGGTCAAGCTGATCTGCCCAGGGTAAGTCGGGACCTAAGGCGAGGCCGACAGGCGTAGTCGATGGATAACCGGTTGATATTCCGGTACCCGCTGTGAAGCGTCAAACATTGAACCAGGCGATGCTAAGTCCGTGAAGCCGTTCCGGACCCTTCGGGGAAAGGAAAGTGGTGGAGCCGACGGACCAGACCTGTAGTAGGTGAGTGATGGGGTGACGCAGGAAGGTAGTCCATCCCGGGCGGTGGTTGTCCCGGGGTAAGGGTGTAGGACGTCAGGTAGGTAAATCCGCCTGGCAATAGTCTGAGACCTGATGCCGAGCCGATTGTGGTGAAGTGGATGATCCTATGCTGTCGAGAAAAGCCTCTAGCGAGTTTCATGGCGGCCCGTACCCTAAACCGACTCAGGTGGTCAGGTAGAGAATACCGAGGCGTTCGGGTGAACTATGGTTAAGGAACTCGGCAAAATGCCCCCGTAACTTCGGGAGAAGGGGGGCCATCACCGGTGATAGCACTTGCTGCTTGAGCTGGGGGTGGCCGCAGAGACCAGCGAGAAGCGACTGTTTACTAAAAACACAGGTCCGTGCGAAGCCGTAAGGCGATGTATACGGACTGACGCCTGCCCGGTGCTGGAACGTTAAGGGGACCGGTTAGTGCGCTTTCGGGCGTGCGAAGCTGAGAACTTAAGCGCCAGTAAACGGCGGTGGTAACTATAACCATCCTAAGGTAGCGAAATTCCTTGTCGGGTAAGTTCCGACCTGCACGAATGGCGTAACGACTTCTCGACTGTCTCAACCATAGGCCCGGTGAAATTGCACTACGAGTAAAGATGCTCGTTTCGCGCAGCAGGACGGAAAGACCCCGGGACCTTTACTACAGTTTGATATTGGTGTTCGGTTCGGCTTGTGTAGGATAGCTGGGAGACTGTGAAGCTCGGACGCCAGTTCGGGTGGAGTCGTCGTTGAAATACCAGTCTGGTCGTGCTGGATGTCTAACCCGGGTCCGTGATCCGGATCGGGGACAGTGTCTGATGGGTAGTTTAACTGGGGCGGTTGCCTCCTAAAGAGTAACGGAGGCGCCCAAAGGTTCCCTCAGCCTGGTTGGCAATCAGGTGGTGAGTGTAAGTGCACAAGGGAGCTTGACTGTGAGACCGACGGGTCGAGCAGGGACGAAAGTCGGGACTAGTGATCCGGCGGTGGCTTGTGGAAGCGCCGTCGCTCAACGGATAAAAGGTACCCCGGGGATAACAGGCTGATCTTCCCCAAGAGTCCATATCGACGGGATGGTTTGGCACCTCGATGTCGGCTCGTCGCATCCTGGGGCTGGAGTCGGTCCCAAGGGTTGGGCTGTTCGCCCATTAAAGCGGTACGCGAGCTGGGTTTAGAACGTCGTGAGACAGTTCGGTCCCTATCCGCTGCGCGCGCAGGAATATTGAGAAGGGCTGTCCCTAGTACGAGAGGACCGGGACGGACGAACCTCTGGTGTGCCAGTTGTTCTGCCAAGGGCATGGCTGGTTGGCTACGTTCGGGAGGGATAACCGCTGAAAGCATCTAAGCGGGAAGCCTGCTTCGAGATGAGTATTCCCACCCCCTTTGAGGGGTTAAGGCTCCCAGTAGACGACTGGGTTGATAGGCCAGATATGGAAGGCGGGTAACCGCTGGAGTTGACTGGTACTAATAGGCCGAGGGCTTGTCCTCAGTTGCTCGCGTCCACTGTGTTGGTTCTGAAACCACGAACAACCCCGCCCGGGTCACAGCGGGTGGTGCGGGTGTTTGACAGTTTCATAGTGTTTCGGTGGTCATAGCGTGAGGGAAACGCCCGGTTACATTCCGAACCCGGAAGCTAAGCCTTACAGCGCCGATGGTACTGCAGGGGGGACCCTGTGGGAGAGTAGGACACCGCCGAACAAATATTACAGAAAGGCCCACACCTCACGGTGTGGGCCTTTCTGCATTTCCGGTGCCATTACGGTGGTTGGCATGGATGTGGTGTCGAGTTCTGAGAGCGGTGTTCCCGAGGGATACGTGATCCGGTCCGTTCGTGCCGGTGAGTGGCGGGAGGTACGGGAGCTGCGGCTGGCGGCGCTTCTGGATCCGGTCGCGCATCTCGCCTTTCTGGAGACGTACGAGGATGCCGTGGCCCGGTCGGACGCGTACTGGAAGGAGAGGGCCGAGGGGGCCGCGGAGGGGGTTCGGGAGCGGCAGCAGTTCGTTGCGGAGACCCGGGGCGACGGCTGGGTGGGGACGGTGACCGTGCTCGTGGAGGAAGCCGGCGTGCGGGACTTCTTCGGGGAGGTCGTCGAGCGGCGACAGGGGCATCTGGTGGGGGTGTTCCTGCGGGAGGGGCATCGGGGGAAGGGCGTTGGAGAGGCGTTGTTCGCGGCCGCGTTGGAGTGGGCTCGGGAGGTCGGGGTCGATCGGGCGCGGTTGTTCGTGCATGAGGGGAACGGGCGGGCCGCGGCCTTCTACCGGAGGGTCGGGTTCGTGGCGAGCGGAGTGATCGTGGAGGGGGATGCCGGGCGGGAGCTGGAGTATGGGTTGGATCTGGCGTAGGCGGGGGCGCCGGGCGGGCTGGTGTTAGCGTTCGGCGGCATGGACGACAGCGTGTATGTGGGCAATGCGGGCAAGGACGCGGCGCTGGACCGGGGCTGGCTGCTCGGACATTTCAAGGCGGATGGTGATCCTCGCCGGAGTGACGAGGTGGAGATCAAATGGGGTGTCCACCCACAAGGCGACACGCGCGCGCAGTGGGTCCGGGGTGAGGAACGTACCGCCCTGCAGGTGCTGATCAGCGGTCGCTTCCGTGTCGACTTTCCCGGCCGTAGCGTCGTGCTGGAACGCCAGGGCGACTACGTCGTCTGGGGGCGCGGGGTGGACCACTCCTGGGTCGCGGAGGAGGAGTCGGTGGTGTTGACCGTGCGGTGGCCGTCCGTTCCCGGGTACGCGGTGTCTCAGGAGGACAGCAGTCGGCCGGGTGACGGTTCCTGATCCGCGGGCACGTACGGCTGTTACGGCAGCGGGAGTTCGTGGTTCGGCCAGCGGGATCTGGCCTGTTCTCGGGAGCGGAGGAGGGCCAGGGTGGGCAGTCCCTGGTCGGGGCCGCTGGTCAGGAGGCCGGGGAGTTGGGGGAGCGGGGCCACGGCTGCCACGTCGTCCAGGACCAGGGTGAGTGGTGGGTCGAGGCGGCCGGAGGATGACCGTTCGGCCATGCGCCGGCCGCGCTCGACCACGCTTGAGGCGAGGGCCGTCAGAAGAGGCATGGCGGAAGGGTTCGCCTTGGGGTCCTCGATGGGGTCGCCGACCACATAGAGCGTTCCCCCCTCGTGTACGAAGGAATCCAGGACCAGGGAGTCCGCCCGGTTCGGGGTGCAGGATTCCCGGACGTTGACCGTGGAGAGGGCGGAGAGGGCCCTGGCGGTCAATTCCTGCGCGATGTCCCGGCGTTCGGGGTGCGAGGTGAGGGCCGACTCCAGTTCGCCCGCCGCGCCGGGGGCCGCCTTCGGGTTCGTACGGAGGGTGCGTACCGCTTCCTGGACGTTGCTGCCCTGGGCCCAGCGGTGCAGGTGGCGGATGGTGCGGGTGTCTATGGCGGCGGCGTGCAGGTAGCTGCGCAGGAGTGTTTCCGCCGTGTCCGCCATCGCCTGGTCGATCTTCGCCGTGGGGCGGATGGGGGCGAGGAGGGCGGTCGCTCTGGCCGCCGCCGTCGGCTTGTCCTCGCAGCCGGTGATGGGGGACCAGTGGAGGCGGGCCGGGGTGTCGCAGCGGTGCGCGGGGTCGTAGAGGAGGACCGGGCCCAGCTTCGCGCGGGCGTCCTTCGTGTCCGACCAGAGGGTGGGGTCGGAGGTGACGACCAGGGCGGGGCCCTCGGCGTCGCGTACGGCCTGGGTGGCGGCGGGGCGGCGGGATTGGGCGGGGCCGAGGATCACCGAGGGGGTCGCCTGTGCCCAACCGCTCAGCTGATTGCCGCCCGTTGTGAAGAGAGCCGCTGAGGGCTCTGTGGCTCCGGGGCGGGGGTGGGTGAGGGGAGCGTCGGGTCCCGTACCGTTCGTGGTCGGCAGCGGAGCGGTGGGGTTCGCGGCGGCCCCGGCCACCGCGGCGAACGGAGCCGAGGTGGCGCCGTCGCGCGGTTCGGGGACCTGCGTGGAGGGTGTGGCGGGGGACCCGGCGGGCGAGGCAGCGGTCGTAGCCCCGTGCTGGCCGTGGCCTCCGGCGGGCGGCGGGACAGGGTTTGCCGGCGCTCCGAGGGCTCCGGACGCCGAGGTGGGGGCCTGGCCCGTGTTGTGGACGTAATCCCCGGCGTGCGGGGCGGCAGGGCCGGGGGACTCGGTCGGCGCGCTCGGGGGCCAGCCCTTGCCCTGTGCCCGGGCCGCCTTCTCTCTCGCTCGTACGGCCCTCCAGCGGGCCAGGGTGCCCATCACGAAGACGGTCAGGACGAGGAGGACCATGAGCTGGCTGATGAAGAGGCCCCAGAAGAGGCCGTAGCCGGAGAGCTGGTCGGCGGGGGTGTCCGGCCAGGCGGCGGGGAGGTCCTGGGGGGCGGTGATCAGGCTGCGTACGGCCAGGGGCGTACGGGTGAAGGTGATGGCGTCGGGCCAGGCGCCGTGGGAGAAGAGGCCGGCCAGGCCGGTGGCCGACCAGACCAGCAGGGTCATGCCCACCAGGAAGCCGAGGAGGGCGATCAGCAGCCCGTCGGGGATGCCGCCTCCGCTTTGCTCGGGGCGCCGGTCGTCCGGTCTCATCGCATGCCGCCGTTCACGCCGTTTCCTCCGCCGCCGTTCACGCCGTTCCCTCGCCTGTTCCTGCCGGTCATCGACCGGACCCGCTCGTTAGGCCCGCTCAGGCCACCGTGGACTCGGAGGAGCCGTATCCGTCGACCTCGCTCAGGTGCTGTTCCATGAACGCGGCTGCCCGTTCCTCCGCCTCCAGCTCGGCGGCGCGCAGGGCGTCGTCCTCGTCGAGCAGGTGGTCGGCGGATGATTCGGTCATCGCGCGGTCGGTGAAGACCAGGGGGCGTTCGGTCTCGGTGATCAGGTGTTTGACCACCTGTACGTTGCCGTTGACGTCCCAGACCGCGATGCCGGGGGTGAGGGTGGGGATGATCTCCACCGCCCAGCGGGGCAGGCCCAGTACGCGGCCCGTCGCTCGTGCTTCGTCCGCCTTTTGGGCGTAGATCGTCCGTGTTGATGCCATCTTGAGGATCGCGGCCGCCTCCTTCGCCGCCGCGCCGTCGATGACGTCCGACAGGTGGTGGACGACCGCGACGAAGGACAGACCGAGCCGTCGGCCGAACTTCAGCAGGCGCTGGAAGAGCTGGGCGACGAAGGGGCTGTTGATGATGTGCCAGGCCTCCTCGACCAGGAAGATGCGCTTCTTCCGGTCGGGGCGGATCCAGGTGTGCTCCAGCCACACGCCGACGATCGCCATGAGGATGGGCATGGCGATGGAGTTGCGGTCGATGTGGGACAGGTCGAAGACGATCAAGGGGGCGTCGAGGTCGATGCCGACCGTGGTGGGGCCGTCGAACATGCCCCTGAGGTCACCGTCGACCAGGCGGTCCAGGACCAGCGCCACGTCCAGGCCCCACGCCCGTACGTCGTCTATGGCGACGTTCATCGCCTCCGCGGACTCGGGCTCCGGGTGGCGGAGTTGTTCGACGATGTCGGTGAGGACCGGCTGACGTTCGATGATGGTCTCGTTGACGTACGCGTGGGCGACCTTGAGGGCGAAGCCGGAGCGTTCGTCCAGGCCGTGGCCCATCGCGACCTCGATGATCGTGCGGAGCAGCGCGAGCTGGCCCGTCGTGGTGATCGAGGGGTCGAGCGGGTTGAGGCGGATGCCCATGTCCAGGGCGGCCGTCGGGTCCAGGCGGATGGGAGTTATTCCCAGCTCCTGCGCGATGAGGTTCCATTCGCCGACACCGTCCTCGCCCTGGGCGTCGAGGACGACGACCTGGCGGTCGCGGAAGCGCAGCTGCCGTAGGACATACGTCTTCTCCAGGGCCGACTTGCCGTTGCCGGACTCGCCGAGGACGAGCCAGTGCGGGGCGGGGAGCTGCTGGCCGTAGAGCTGGAAGGGGTCGTAGATGTAGCCCTTGCCGGAGTAGACCTCGCGTCCGATGATCACACCGGAGTCGCCGAGGCCGGGGGCGGCGGTCGGG
Encoded proteins:
- a CDS encoding signal peptidase I, with the protein product MDDSVYVGNAGKDAALDRGWLLGHFKADGDPRRSDEVEIKWGVHPQGDTRAQWVRGEERTALQVLISGRFRVDFPGRSVVLERQGDYVVWGRGVDHSWVAEEESVVLTVRWPSVPGYAVSQEDSSRPGDGS
- a CDS encoding MFS transporter, producing the protein MGAAMRRIHVGNALGAFGLGFTVPYLYVYVAQVRDLGSMTAGLVLAVFAVAALVVLPFAGRAIVRRGPLPVLLAALVTAAVGSLSLGLAAGATTVLLSAAALGAGQAVTQPALATMIVDCSSTENRSRAFATQFFLQNLGLGVGGLMGGHLVDPSRAGSFTLLFSIQAAMFLLLVGVMATVRTPRAPKVEGASAGAAAGGNWKRLLGDRAMVQLCVLGFVLFFACYGQFESGLSAYGVEAAGISTSALGTALAANTAVIVVAQFAVLRFVERRRRSRVIACVGLIWAVAWGVAGFAGLGQVSQSMATAAFVSTYALFGLGEAMLSPTVAPLVADLAPEGAAGQYNSAFALVKQLALAVGPVVGGPMGASLPAPYVVVFLLFSLGIVVLAVRLGRELTAVQDQPALAKSRVVARGGVASDPAVVRG
- a CDS encoding ATP-binding protein produces the protein MRDPLSALTDAFTSFLFGKVETTRLPVRTSTGQAQAVYLPTAAPGLGDSGVIIGREVYSGKGYIYDPFQLYGQQLPAPHWLVLGESGNGKSALEKTYVLRQLRFRDRQVVVLDAQGEDGVGEWNLIAQELGITPIRLDPTAALDMGIRLNPLDPSITTTGQLALLRTIIEVAMGHGLDERSGFALKVAHAYVNETIIERQPVLTDIVEQLRHPEPESAEAMNVAIDDVRAWGLDVALVLDRLVDGDLRGMFDGPTTVGIDLDAPLIVFDLSHIDRNSIAMPILMAIVGVWLEHTWIRPDRKKRIFLVEEAWHIINSPFVAQLFQRLLKFGRRLGLSFVAVVHHLSDVIDGAAAKEAAAILKMASTRTIYAQKADEARATGRVLGLPRWAVEIIPTLTPGIAVWDVNGNVQVVKHLITETERPLVFTDRAMTESSADHLLDEDDALRAAELEAEERAAAFMEQHLSEVDGYGSSESTVA
- a CDS encoding type VI secretion protein, coding for MRPDDRRPEQSGGGIPDGLLIALLGFLVGMTLLVWSATGLAGLFSHGAWPDAITFTRTPLAVRSLITAPQDLPAAWPDTPADQLSGYGLFWGLFISQLMVLLVLTVFVMGTLARWRAVRAREKAARAQGKGWPPSAPTESPGPAAPHAGDYVHNTGQAPTSASGALGAPANPVPPPAGGHGQHGATTAASPAGSPATPSTQVPEPRDGATSAPFAAVAGAAANPTAPLPTTNGTGPDAPLTHPRPGATEPSAALFTTGGNQLSGWAQATPSVILGPAQSRRPAATQAVRDAEGPALVVTSDPTLWSDTKDARAKLGPVLLYDPAHRCDTPARLHWSPITGCEDKPTAAARATALLAPIRPTAKIDQAMADTAETLLRSYLHAAAIDTRTIRHLHRWAQGSNVQEAVRTLRTNPKAAPGAAGELESALTSHPERRDIAQELTARALSALSTVNVRESCTPNRADSLVLDSFVHEGGTLYVVGDPIEDPKANPSAMPLLTALASSVVERGRRMAERSSSGRLDPPLTLVLDDVAAVAPLPQLPGLLTSGPDQGLPTLALLRSREQARSRWPNHELPLP
- a CDS encoding MarR family winged helix-turn-helix transcriptional regulator, which encodes MGDTPGTPGTAEPTLEEQIAAYQREFQDLDPQVEKIVSALSRLNRRMNVAYGRQTSALGISNAEWEVLKALVLSGAPYRMGPSELAKRLGLTPAAMTHRIDRMVAEGLVTRERDETNRVRVIVELTPKGREKWLEAMRLASVFEEDLLQDLSPLERTVLGEVLTRLLRRVEHAQPDAGGRLTDLG
- a CDS encoding GNAT family N-acetyltransferase, translating into MDVVSSSESGVPEGYVIRSVRAGEWREVRELRLAALLDPVAHLAFLETYEDAVARSDAYWKERAEGAAEGVRERQQFVAETRGDGWVGTVTVLVEEAGVRDFFGEVVERRQGHLVGVFLREGHRGKGVGEALFAAALEWAREVGVDRARLFVHEGNGRAAAFYRRVGFVASGVIVEGDAGRELEYGLDLA